One window of the Salminus brasiliensis chromosome 1, fSalBra1.hap2, whole genome shotgun sequence genome contains the following:
- the mex3a gene encoding RNA-binding protein MEX3A, with product MPSLLLLAGIMEKNGGYGGDLAASGFGAEGLLAPPPDDDEDESRALRVALGQLSLLGLGEAEEGGGVVQERSSGGSGGGSGGGGGGGGGGSSSSSNNNSSSSSNGGSAHQPGHGSSGGAGGAGGGGDAGILQSKSKLCALYDGSASETKARGCNITECVPVPSSEHVAEIVGRQGCKIKALRAKTNTYIKTPVRGEEPVFLITGRKEDVALARREIISAAEHFSMLRASRNKLGVSFNGSPPTPLPGQTTIQVRVPYRVVGLVVGPKGSTIKRIQQQTCTYIVTPSRDRDPVFEITGSPGNAERAREEIEAHIAFRTGGLHDHNNENDCLGPESGNGGLESRLQQVWGLQGGQRKPLTSSYRQNFSDAMVGSSGGGGGGGGGGSGGIYSKGDFPNPSNGDKPCSYFGSEGSQSWGDPDYPKQVAYYVQQRSKSFGGLPLPLTRLSPSLPEPCGTGGGSTGVGSPHAQARRAHSEPTSASTPFAGRLPVPDSPPAVARDCMTCFESKVTAALVPCGHNLFCMECAIRICELNHPECPVCHTLVTQAIRIFS from the exons ATGCCTAGCCTGCTGCTCCTAGCAGGGATCATGGAGAAGAACGGGGGCTACGGCGGGGACCTGGCCGCCTCGGGCTTCGGCGCCGAGGGCCTCCTCGCTCCTCCGCCGGACGACGACGAGGACGAGTCACGGGCGCTCCGCGTGGCTCTCGGCCAGCTCTCCCTGCTCGGTCTAGGGGAAGCCGAGGAGGGTGGCGGGGTGGTTCAGGAGCGCAGCAGCGgcggtagtggtggtggtagtggtggtggtggtggaggtggaggtggaggaagcagcagcagcagcaacaacaacagcagcagcagcagcaacggGGGAAGCGCGCATCAGCCCGGGCACGGCAGCAGCGGAGGCGccggaggagcaggaggaggaggagacgcGGGCATCCTGCAGAGCAAGAGCAAGTTGTGTGCGCTGTACGACGGCTCGGCCAGCGAGACGAAGGCGCGGGGCTGCAACATCACCGAGTGCGTCCCCGTGCCAAGCTCCGAGCATGTGGCCGAGATAGTGGGCAGGCAAG GTTGCAAAATCAAAGCCTTGCGGGCCAAGACCAACACGTATATCAAGACCCCAGTCCGGGGTGAAGAGCCAGTCTTTCTCATAACTGGGCGCAAGGAAGACGTGGCATTAGCTAGGCGTGAGATCATCTCTGCAGCAGAGCACTTCTCCATGCTGAGGGCATCCAGGAACAAGCTGGGCGTCTCCTTCAACGGCTCACCTCCCACTCCACTTCCTGGGCAGACCACCATCCAGGTGCGGGTGCCCTACCGAGTGGTGGGTCTGGTGGTAGGGCCCAAAGGCTCCACCATCAAGCGCATCCAGCAGCAAACGTGCACCTACATCGTCACGCCCAGCCGGGATCGTGACCCAGTCTTCGAGATCACCGGTTCTCCAGGGAATGCGGAGCGGGCGCGCGAGGAGATCGAAGCGCACATCGCCTTCCGCACAGGCGGCCTTCACGACCACAACAACGAGAACGACTGCCTGGGCCCAGAGAGCGGCAACGGGGGTCTGGAGAGCCGCCTGCAGCAGGTGTGGGGGCTGCAGGGGGGCCAGCGCAAGCCGCTCACCAGCAGCTACCGCCAGAATTTCTCAGACGCCATGGTTGGAAGTAGTGggggcggaggaggaggaggaggaggaggcagcgGAGGGATTTACAGTAAGGGTGATTTCCCCAATCCCAGTAACGGGGACAAGCCATGCTCTTATTTCGGTTCGGAGGGCTCCCAGAGCTGGGGTGACCCCGACTATCCCAAACAGGTGGCCTACTATGTCCAGCAGCGCTCCAAAAGCTTCGGAGGCTTGCCCCTCCCTCTGACCAGACTGTCACCCAGCCTTCCAGAGCCCTGTGGAACCGGCGGCGGCTCTACCGGCGTCGGGTCTCCCCACGCCCAGGCACGTCGCGCCCACAGCGAGCCCACTTCCGCCTCGACACCATTCGCTGGCCGTCTCCCAGTTCCGGACTCGCCACCTGCCGTGGCCCGGGACTGCATGACCTGCTTTGAGAGCAAGGTGACAGCCGCTCTGGTCCCCTGTGGCCACAACCTCTTCTGCATGGAGTGCGCCATTCGAATCTGTGAGCTAAACCATCCTGAATGCCCCGTTTGCCACACCCTCGTCACGCAGGCCATCCGAATCTTCTCTTAA